A region of Gloeocapsa sp. PCC 73106 DNA encodes the following proteins:
- a CDS encoding plasmid replication protein, CyRepA1 family — MDYFQEWAASGVDEAVTRLNVVSLEGRSPLDYLLYSEELSRRNDGRVESNVLRRYEHTEAGGWWCSGINLLTGEEDLWGCFKPDRPRKIDDKTIKYEHPPKANTGVFALKVPLDLWFAIAKRYDIDILPEDINTNQPDLGFWQWVINHPSLPICITEGAKKAGALLSANYIAIALPGINNGYRVCRDDYGVTTGKSSLIPQLQILATPNRPIYLAFDQDDKPSAIKAVTSAIVRLGYLCTQRGASVKVITWNRDLGKGVDDLIASQGQSGFTQVYETAINWDVWKAKSFGQFTQTVNLELNCRYLPLDVVPEQRQLIALKSPKGTGKTEFLAHIVAQAQAQGRKILVIGHRIKLLQALCQRFGISYLSGSSYGLCIDSLHPKSQAHFDPTTWEDAVIIIDEVEQVLWHALNSSTCKNQRVAILTTLKKLLQSVLNSRGKVYLADADLSDISLDYIIALSGRNIEPFVIYNRWQATAKEAMAVYNYPESTPKRLVRDLEKHIKEGGKPFVCLSAQKLTSPWGTRTLEAYLSKQFPQAKILRIDSESVLEPEVNLDKILPKYDIVLASPAIETGISINLRGHFTSVWAIAQGVQTPESVCQALARVRENIPRYIWVASYGFNRVGNGSTSIPSLLSSGHRITQANIRLLQQSDFDAIDDIDTVFQGESLLCWAKMAVRINASMLNYRACTQENLTANGYQLVEKLTATANSFREQNALTAAINAVQQQNYEAECQAVCQATDLSLQEYRQLKHKLVKTRAQKLSVRKYELKLRYGLSVTPQLVIQDDQGWYKQLRLHYFLTLGRQYLADRDACVAKIMIQQGSLFFPDFNNSQLGAIVNTMEILKIPEILNAGSRELKNSDEDLQAITAIALQHRSQIKAITGIGLSQTATPIRTMKRFLTQIGYDLQFVRVSKRLRLYRLVLPQDGRGVVFQYWFKMDQQYPGSSESGL, encoded by the coding sequence ATGGATTATTTTCAAGAATGGGCAGCGAGTGGGGTAGATGAAGCCGTCACTAGACTCAATGTTGTCTCTTTAGAGGGTAGATCGCCCCTAGACTATCTACTTTACTCCGAAGAATTATCTCGGCGCAACGACGGCAGAGTTGAAAGTAATGTACTCAGACGCTATGAGCATACAGAAGCGGGTGGCTGGTGGTGTTCCGGAATCAATTTACTGACGGGAGAAGAAGATCTCTGGGGCTGTTTCAAACCCGATCGCCCTAGAAAGATTGACGATAAAACCATCAAGTACGAGCACCCACCCAAAGCTAATACTGGAGTATTCGCCCTTAAGGTACCTTTAGATCTTTGGTTCGCTATCGCCAAACGTTACGATATAGATATCTTACCAGAAGACATAAACACAAATCAACCTGATCTAGGATTTTGGCAGTGGGTGATTAATCATCCCAGTTTACCCATTTGTATCACAGAGGGAGCAAAAAAAGCGGGAGCTTTACTAAGTGCCAATTATATAGCGATCGCCCTTCCGGGAATTAACAATGGTTATCGAGTTTGTCGAGATGATTATGGAGTGACCACGGGTAAATCTAGCTTAATTCCCCAACTGCAAATCCTAGCCACTCCCAACCGACCGATTTATCTAGCTTTTGACCAAGATGACAAACCCAGTGCGATCAAAGCCGTAACCAGTGCGATCGTCCGTTTGGGATATCTCTGCACTCAAAGAGGCGCTTCAGTTAAAGTTATCACTTGGAATCGGGATCTCGGTAAGGGTGTGGACGATTTAATCGCTTCTCAAGGTCAATCGGGTTTTACGCAAGTCTACGAAACTGCCATCAATTGGGATGTTTGGAAAGCTAAATCCTTCGGTCAATTCACTCAGACGGTCAATTTAGAACTCAATTGTCGCTATCTACCTCTGGATGTTGTCCCCGAGCAAAGACAATTAATCGCCCTTAAATCCCCCAAAGGTACGGGAAAAACCGAATTTTTGGCTCATATAGTCGCCCAAGCCCAAGCCCAGGGTCGTAAGATACTAGTAATTGGTCATAGAATTAAATTGTTACAAGCGTTATGTCAACGATTTGGTATCTCATACCTGAGTGGTTCTAGTTACGGTCTGTGTATCGATTCTCTACATCCCAAATCTCAAGCCCATTTTGACCCTACCACTTGGGAAGACGCGGTAATTATTATTGATGAAGTAGAACAAGTTTTATGGCACGCTTTAAATTCTAGTACTTGTAAAAATCAGAGAGTGGCGATTTTAACAACCTTGAAAAAATTGCTTCAATCGGTTTTAAATAGTCGCGGAAAAGTTTATCTAGCTGATGCAGATTTAAGTGATATTTCCTTAGATTATATTATAGCTTTGTCTGGTAGGAATATAGAACCATTCGTAATTTACAACCGTTGGCAAGCTACAGCTAAAGAAGCTATGGCGGTTTATAACTATCCGGAAAGTACTCCTAAACGCTTAGTGAGAGATCTAGAAAAACATATCAAAGAAGGTGGTAAACCCTTTGTTTGTTTGTCTGCGCAAAAACTAACTAGTCCTTGGGGAACTCGAACATTAGAAGCTTATTTAAGTAAACAATTTCCTCAAGCAAAAATATTGCGCATTGACTCAGAATCAGTATTAGAACCAGAGGTAAATTTAGATAAAATTTTGCCAAAGTATGATATAGTTTTAGCTAGTCCAGCGATAGAAACCGGAATAAGTATTAATCTACGTGGACACTTTACTTCAGTTTGGGCGATCGCTCAAGGAGTACAAACCCCCGAGTCAGTTTGTCAAGCTTTAGCTAGAGTCAGAGAAAATATTCCTAGATATATATGGGTAGCTTCTTATGGCTTTAATCGGGTTGGTAATGGTTCTACTTCTATTCCCTCTTTGTTAAGTTCTGGACATCGCATAACCCAAGCTAATATACGCTTACTCCAGCAATCTGATTTCGACGCGATCGACGATATCGATACGGTTTTTCAAGGAGAATCTTTGCTTTGTTGGGCTAAAATGGCAGTAAGAATTAATGCATCTATGCTTAATTATCGTGCTTGTACTCAAGAAAATTTAACGGCTAACGGTTATCAGTTGGTGGAAAAACTAACAGCTACTGCTAATTCTTTTCGTGAGCAAAATGCTCTAACCGCAGCAATTAACGCCGTACAACAGCAAAATTACGAAGCAGAATGTCAAGCAGTATGTCAAGCTACAGATTTATCTTTGCAAGAATATCGTCAACTTAAACATAAACTAGTTAAAACGAGAGCGCAGAAATTAAGTGTGAGAAAATATGAGTTGAAATTGCGCTATGGTCTCTCTGTGACTCCTCAATTAGTAATTCAAGATGATCAGGGATGGTATAAGCAGTTACGGTTACATTACTTTTTAACCCTTGGACGTCAATATTTAGCAGATCGGGACGCATGTGTAGCCAAAATAATGATTCAACAAGGATCGCTCTTTTTTCCTGACTTTAACAATTCTCAACTAGGGGCGATCGTCAATACGATGGAGATTCTCAAAATTCCTGAAATTCTCAACGCGGGATCAAGAGAACTAAAAAATAGCGATGAAGACTTACAAGCTATAACGGCGATCGCGCTTCAGCATCGCAGTCAAATTAAAGCAATCACGGGAATCGGTTTGAGTCAAACAGCTACACCAATCAGAACTATGAAACGTTTTCTCACTCAGATCGGCTACGATTTACAGTTTGTACGCGTTTCTAAGCGTTTGAGACTCTATCGATTGGTTTTACCTCAAGACGGTCGAGGAGTGGTTTTTCAATACTGGTTCAAGATGGATCAACAGTATCCTGGTAGTTCCGAGTCAGGTTTGTGA
- a CDS encoding type II toxin-antitoxin system HicB family antitoxin, with translation MNHHYSIIIQWSDEAQCFIVGLPEWGNLCQTYGETYEEALKNALEVIDFLVKSALEEGQPLPRAKTFDGVGVEANLANS, from the coding sequence ATGAATCATCACTACAGTATTATTATTCAATGGTCTGATGAAGCTCAATGCTTTATAGTTGGTCTACCAGAATGGGGTAATTTGTGTCAGACTTACGGCGAAACCTATGAAGAAGCGTTGAAAAATGCCCTAGAAGTTATCGATTTTTTGGTAAAATCTGCTCTAGAAGAGGGTCAACCTCTTCCTAGGGCTAAAACCTTTGACGGAGTTGGTGTGGAAGCTAATTTAGCTAATTCGTGA
- a CDS encoding serine hydrolase translates to MSFFRQDSQLEQLGLEILSNTWAKFPELARNQIALTWIVYDPPVIVNTGGAISAEEFWQHRVRGFSYRGGERIYPASIVKLFYLVAIQEWLQGQMVSSSFELERAITDMIVESSNDATSLVVDVLSGTSSGPELPPGPFETWQHQRNLVNRYFQSLGWSELATVNINQKTWCDGPYGRERIFLGELMENRNMLTTEAVTRLLHSIIGGVAVSALASRLMIDLLKRPLNSTLPSEPENQIDGFLGQSLPSEAHIWSKAGWTSQVRHDAAYIEVPHCFPYLLVVFTEGKNSSQNRQLLPFISAAFLDAIMTSFSN, encoded by the coding sequence ATGAGTTTTTTTCGCCAAGATAGCCAGTTAGAACAATTAGGATTAGAGATACTCTCAAATACCTGGGCAAAATTTCCTGAATTAGCGCGTAATCAAATTGCTCTGACTTGGATTGTTTATGATCCTCCCGTAATTGTCAATACTGGGGGGGCTATTTCCGCTGAAGAATTTTGGCAACACAGGGTTAGAGGGTTTAGTTATCGTGGGGGTGAACGGATTTATCCGGCGAGTATTGTTAAATTATTTTACTTAGTAGCGATTCAGGAGTGGTTACAGGGTCAAATGGTCTCCTCTTCCTTTGAATTAGAGCGTGCTATTACTGATATGATTGTAGAGTCTAGCAATGACGCCACCAGTTTAGTCGTTGATGTCTTAAGTGGTACCAGCAGTGGTCCGGAATTGCCTCCTGGTCCATTTGAGACTTGGCAACATCAGCGCAATTTAGTCAATCGGTATTTTCAGTCTTTGGGCTGGTCAGAATTAGCAACGGTCAATATCAATCAGAAAACCTGGTGTGATGGTCCCTATGGTAGAGAAAGAATATTTTTAGGGGAATTAATGGAAAATCGCAATATGCTGACCACAGAGGCGGTGACGCGCCTCCTTCATAGTATCATTGGGGGTGTAGCCGTTAGTGCTCTCGCATCGCGCTTGATGATCGATTTACTCAAACGTCCTCTTAACTCTACTTTACCCAGTGAACCTGAAAATCAAATCGACGGGTTTTTGGGGCAATCTTTGCCCAGTGAAGCTCATATTTGGTCAAAAGCAGGCTGGACTAGTCAAGTACGTCATGATGCGGCTTATATCGAAGTACCTCATTGTTTTCCCTATCTATTGGTTGTGTTTACTGAGGGGAAAAATAGTAGCCAGAATCGACAATTACTTCCATTTATTTCTGCGGCTTTCCTAGATGCGATTATGACGTCTTTCTCAAACTAA
- a CDS encoding C40 family peptidase, whose amino-acid sequence MEQEYCCGVTLDLYDSPTCSLLATQAAQGRYLTLLSDKEVNHAIKVLLREDNYIAWLPSSQLIHLKPAATPYRAIALSREKITELIPSAIAYIYKAMERPNYYLWGGTVGPNYDCSGLIQAAFASVGIWLPRDSFQQAEFTQPILASELLPGDLIFFGEDKVNHVALYLGDNSYIHSSGPTMGRNGIGIDRLSADGDAISRTYFSKLSGYGRVKLIIPFI is encoded by the coding sequence ATGGAACAGGAATATTGCTGTGGTGTGACTTTAGATCTCTATGATTCTCCCACTTGTAGTCTGTTAGCAACTCAAGCAGCTCAAGGAAGATACCTCACTTTATTATCGGATAAAGAAGTCAATCACGCTATCAAAGTACTTTTACGAGAGGATAATTACATCGCTTGGCTACCCTCATCTCAATTGATACATTTAAAACCCGCAGCTACTCCCTATAGAGCGATCGCTTTATCTCGTGAGAAGATTACTGAACTCATCCCTTCGGCGATCGCCTATATCTACAAGGCGATGGAACGCCCCAATTATTACCTTTGGGGTGGTACAGTGGGACCTAACTACGATTGTTCAGGGTTAATTCAAGCAGCTTTTGCGAGTGTAGGTATTTGGTTACCCAGAGACTCATTTCAACAAGCAGAGTTTACCCAACCCATTTTAGCCTCAGAGTTGCTTCCGGGTGACTTAATTTTTTTTGGGGAAGACAAAGTCAATCACGTTGCTCTTTATCTGGGGGATAATTCTTATATTCATAGTTCCGGTCCAACCATGGGACGCAACGGAATCGGGATAGATCGTTTATCCGCCGATGGAGACGCTATTAGTCGAACTTATTTTAGTAAATTATCGGGCTATGGTCGTGTAAAACTGATTATTCCTTTCATATAG
- a CDS encoding type II toxin-antitoxin system VapC family toxin, whose protein sequence is MLILDTHIWVWWNQNDPKLSTHHKNLIENTLSDGIGICTISLVELAPLVKQERVTLPLPMQEWFCIALSVGGVILIPITPTIAIDAVNLPGEFHKDPADRLIVATARANGCALITADRQILNYPYVKLINTI, encoded by the coding sequence ATGCTGATTCTCGATACTCATATCTGGGTCTGGTGGAACCAGAACGACCCCAAACTGAGCACCCATCATAAAAACCTAATCGAAAATACCCTTAGTGATGGTATCGGTATATGTACAATTTCGTTGGTAGAGCTCGCCCCATTAGTCAAACAAGAAAGAGTGACGCTTCCTCTGCCAATGCAAGAATGGTTCTGTATTGCGCTAAGTGTGGGAGGGGTAATCCTTATTCCGATTACACCTACTATCGCTATTGATGCCGTAAACTTACCGGGAGAGTTCCATAAAGATCCGGCTGATCGGTTAATTGTTGCTACTGCACGAGCTAACGGCTGTGCCCTGATCACTGCCGATAGGCAAATACTAAACTATCCTTATGTAAAGCTCATCAATACTATATGA